One Cervus canadensis isolate Bull #8, Minnesota chromosome 1, ASM1932006v1, whole genome shotgun sequence genomic window carries:
- the PROCA1 gene encoding protein PROCA1 isoform X5 has product MSITCEFKNADRCCWKHKCAGHIVHPFSSDCVHHDVHLHSLSHCDCDSRLKDCSEKTNSSSGDVGPTCSREVDSTCFDIIQSPCFELIPEEECVERFWYGWCKSYRPVSVAVIHHPIHHECGTDDLNQEEEEEEEEESKPPIPTQVVPTPTPTDTGMSMITGAPDSAAPITIWRSESPTGKSQGNRVIKKIKKKKEKDKEEETDEKEKAKVKKKVKKGKLTKKKSPVKSESPPDLSRSLSPRELARMSESSPDSRQDLESEDSYNDPGREEPSSEDIVESSSPRKREKNGVQVKKPGLKTSPVKKVNKRRSPPASNPNLS; this is encoded by the exons GTGAATTCAAGAACGCTGACAGGTGCTGCTGGAAACACAAGTGTGCCGGGCACATCGTCCACCCCTTCTCCTCTGACTGTGTCCACCACGACGTGCACCTGCACTCTCTCAGCCACTGTGACTGTGACTCGAG GCTGAAGGACTGCTCAGAGAAGACAAATAGCAGCTCTGGAGATGTGGGCCCAACCTGCTCCCGAGAAGTGGACTCAACCTGTTTCGACATCATCCAGTCCCCATGCTTTGAGCTCATCCCAGAGGAAGAGTGTGTGGAGCGGTTCTGGTACGGCTG GTGCAAGAGCTACAGGCCTGTCTCCGTGGCAGTGATCCACCATCCCATCCACCATGAGTGTGGCACAGATGACCTAAaccaagaggaagaggaggaggaagaggaggagagcaAGCCTCCCATCCCGACCCAGGtggttcccacccccacccccaccgacaCAGGCATGAGCATGATCACTGGTGCCCCTGACTCAGCAGCTCCCATCACCATCTGGCGTTCCGAAAGccccactgggaagtcccagggcaACAGGGTGAtcaagaagataaagaaaaaaaaagagaaagacaaggaggaggagacagacgaaaaggaaaaggcaaaggtaaagaaaaaagtcaagaagGGCAAGTTGACGAAGAAGAAAAGCCCAGTTAAATCAGAATCACCTCCGGACTTAAGCCGATCGTTAAGCCCAAGAGAGCTGGCCAGGATGTCAGAGTCCAGCCCAGACAGCCGGCAAGATCTGGAGAGTGAGGACAGTTACAATGACCCTGGGCGGGAGGAACCCTCCAGCGAGGATATTGTGGAGTCTTCATCacccaggaagagagagaagaacgGGGTCCAGGTCAAGAAGCCCGGCTTGAAGACCTCACCAGTCAAGAAGGTCAACAAGAGGAGATCTCCCCCAGCATCAAACCCCAATCTCAGTTGA
- the PROCA1 gene encoding protein PROCA1 isoform X2 — translation MSITYINRLPSWGRGHLLASVASSTDASTLSSEGEFKNADRCCWKHKCAGHIVHPFSSDCVHHDVHLHSLSHCDCDSRLKDCSEKTNSSSGDVGPTCSREVDSTCFDIIQSPCFELIPEEECVERFWYGWCKSYRPVSVAVIHHPIHHECGTDDLNQEEEEEEEEESKPPIPTQVVPTPTPTDTGMSMITGAPDSAAPITIWRSESPTGKSQGNRVIKKIKKKKEKDKEEETDEKEKAKVKKKVKKGKLTKKKSPVKSESPPDLSRSLSPRELARMSESSPDSRQDLESEDSYNDPGREEPSSEDIVESSSPRKREKNGVQVKKPGLKTSPVKKVNKRRSPPASNPNLS, via the exons GTGAATTCAAGAACGCTGACAGGTGCTGCTGGAAACACAAGTGTGCCGGGCACATCGTCCACCCCTTCTCCTCTGACTGTGTCCACCACGACGTGCACCTGCACTCTCTCAGCCACTGTGACTGTGACTCGAG GCTGAAGGACTGCTCAGAGAAGACAAATAGCAGCTCTGGAGATGTGGGCCCAACCTGCTCCCGAGAAGTGGACTCAACCTGTTTCGACATCATCCAGTCCCCATGCTTTGAGCTCATCCCAGAGGAAGAGTGTGTGGAGCGGTTCTGGTACGGCTG GTGCAAGAGCTACAGGCCTGTCTCCGTGGCAGTGATCCACCATCCCATCCACCATGAGTGTGGCACAGATGACCTAAaccaagaggaagaggaggaggaagaggaggagagcaAGCCTCCCATCCCGACCCAGGtggttcccacccccacccccaccgacaCAGGCATGAGCATGATCACTGGTGCCCCTGACTCAGCAGCTCCCATCACCATCTGGCGTTCCGAAAGccccactgggaagtcccagggcaACAGGGTGAtcaagaagataaagaaaaaaaaagagaaagacaaggaggaggagacagacgaaaaggaaaaggcaaaggtaaagaaaaaagtcaagaagGGCAAGTTGACGAAGAAGAAAAGCCCAGTTAAATCAGAATCACCTCCGGACTTAAGCCGATCGTTAAGCCCAAGAGAGCTGGCCAGGATGTCAGAGTCCAGCCCAGACAGCCGGCAAGATCTGGAGAGTGAGGACAGTTACAATGACCCTGGGCGGGAGGAACCCTCCAGCGAGGATATTGTGGAGTCTTCATCacccaggaagagagagaagaacgGGGTCCAGGTCAAGAAGCCCGGCTTGAAGACCTCACCAGTCAAGAAGGTCAACAAGAGGAGATCTCCCCCAGCATCAAACCCCAATCTCAGTTGA
- the PROCA1 gene encoding protein PROCA1 isoform X4, translating to MRTGLMHPSKRGEFKNADRCCWKHKCAGHIVHPFSSDCVHHDVHLHSLSHCDCDSRLKDCSEKTNSSSGDVGPTCSREVDSTCFDIIQSPCFELIPEEECVERFWYGWCKSYRPVSVAVIHHPIHHECGTDDLNQEEEEEEEEESKPPIPTQVVPTPTPTDTGMSMITGAPDSAAPITIWRSESPTGKSQGNRVIKKIKKKKEKDKEEETDEKEKAKVKKKVKKGKLTKKKSPVKSESPPDLSRSLSPRELARMSESSPDSRQDLESEDSYNDPGREEPSSEDIVESSSPRKREKNGVQVKKPGLKTSPVKKVNKRRSPPASNPNLS from the exons GTGAATTCAAGAACGCTGACAGGTGCTGCTGGAAACACAAGTGTGCCGGGCACATCGTCCACCCCTTCTCCTCTGACTGTGTCCACCACGACGTGCACCTGCACTCTCTCAGCCACTGTGACTGTGACTCGAG GCTGAAGGACTGCTCAGAGAAGACAAATAGCAGCTCTGGAGATGTGGGCCCAACCTGCTCCCGAGAAGTGGACTCAACCTGTTTCGACATCATCCAGTCCCCATGCTTTGAGCTCATCCCAGAGGAAGAGTGTGTGGAGCGGTTCTGGTACGGCTG GTGCAAGAGCTACAGGCCTGTCTCCGTGGCAGTGATCCACCATCCCATCCACCATGAGTGTGGCACAGATGACCTAAaccaagaggaagaggaggaggaagaggaggagagcaAGCCTCCCATCCCGACCCAGGtggttcccacccccacccccaccgacaCAGGCATGAGCATGATCACTGGTGCCCCTGACTCAGCAGCTCCCATCACCATCTGGCGTTCCGAAAGccccactgggaagtcccagggcaACAGGGTGAtcaagaagataaagaaaaaaaaagagaaagacaaggaggaggagacagacgaaaaggaaaaggcaaaggtaaagaaaaaagtcaagaagGGCAAGTTGACGAAGAAGAAAAGCCCAGTTAAATCAGAATCACCTCCGGACTTAAGCCGATCGTTAAGCCCAAGAGAGCTGGCCAGGATGTCAGAGTCCAGCCCAGACAGCCGGCAAGATCTGGAGAGTGAGGACAGTTACAATGACCCTGGGCGGGAGGAACCCTCCAGCGAGGATATTGTGGAGTCTTCATCacccaggaagagagagaagaacgGGGTCCAGGTCAAGAAGCCCGGCTTGAAGACCTCACCAGTCAAGAAGGTCAACAAGAGGAGATCTCCCCCAGCATCAAACCCCAATCTCAGTTGA
- the PROCA1 gene encoding protein PROCA1 isoform X3: MWVRTTLRIERWTKEKTEDDTSSWDESSTGEFKNADRCCWKHKCAGHIVHPFSSDCVHHDVHLHSLSHCDCDSRLKDCSEKTNSSSGDVGPTCSREVDSTCFDIIQSPCFELIPEEECVERFWYGWCKSYRPVSVAVIHHPIHHECGTDDLNQEEEEEEEEESKPPIPTQVVPTPTPTDTGMSMITGAPDSAAPITIWRSESPTGKSQGNRVIKKIKKKKEKDKEEETDEKEKAKVKKKVKKGKLTKKKSPVKSESPPDLSRSLSPRELARMSESSPDSRQDLESEDSYNDPGREEPSSEDIVESSSPRKREKNGVQVKKPGLKTSPVKKVNKRRSPPASNPNLS; encoded by the exons GTGAATTCAAGAACGCTGACAGGTGCTGCTGGAAACACAAGTGTGCCGGGCACATCGTCCACCCCTTCTCCTCTGACTGTGTCCACCACGACGTGCACCTGCACTCTCTCAGCCACTGTGACTGTGACTCGAG GCTGAAGGACTGCTCAGAGAAGACAAATAGCAGCTCTGGAGATGTGGGCCCAACCTGCTCCCGAGAAGTGGACTCAACCTGTTTCGACATCATCCAGTCCCCATGCTTTGAGCTCATCCCAGAGGAAGAGTGTGTGGAGCGGTTCTGGTACGGCTG GTGCAAGAGCTACAGGCCTGTCTCCGTGGCAGTGATCCACCATCCCATCCACCATGAGTGTGGCACAGATGACCTAAaccaagaggaagaggaggaggaagaggaggagagcaAGCCTCCCATCCCGACCCAGGtggttcccacccccacccccaccgacaCAGGCATGAGCATGATCACTGGTGCCCCTGACTCAGCAGCTCCCATCACCATCTGGCGTTCCGAAAGccccactgggaagtcccagggcaACAGGGTGAtcaagaagataaagaaaaaaaaagagaaagacaaggaggaggagacagacgaaaaggaaaaggcaaaggtaaagaaaaaagtcaagaagGGCAAGTTGACGAAGAAGAAAAGCCCAGTTAAATCAGAATCACCTCCGGACTTAAGCCGATCGTTAAGCCCAAGAGAGCTGGCCAGGATGTCAGAGTCCAGCCCAGACAGCCGGCAAGATCTGGAGAGTGAGGACAGTTACAATGACCCTGGGCGGGAGGAACCCTCCAGCGAGGATATTGTGGAGTCTTCATCacccaggaagagagagaagaacgGGGTCCAGGTCAAGAAGCCCGGCTTGAAGACCTCACCAGTCAAGAAGGTCAACAAGAGGAGATCTCCCCCAGCATCAAACCCCAATCTCAGTTGA